The Diceros bicornis minor isolate mBicDic1 chromosome 28, mDicBic1.mat.cur, whole genome shotgun sequence genomic sequence TGCGCTGGGCCTTGCTGGCCGGCTCCTCCTCGCTCACCTCCACCTGGGGGGGGGGCGCAGCACGTGACTACAGCTTCACCCACGCTGCCCAGGGTCCCCACCAGGCCCCCGGACGGCGctaccaccccccaccccacagaCGGGCGGCTGCGGTCCAGAGGCGGCGCAGGCGGGGCGCTCAGCCAAGGCCCCGGGCTCGGACCCCCAGCCTCCGCGCCTCCACGGCTGCACCCACCCCTCACCTTGTTGAAGAGCAGCCCGGGCTGCCCCTGTGCCTCCTCGCTGGGCGCCTCAGGGGGCGGCTTGGCAGTCCCTGCAGCCTCCTTGGCCTTCGCCGCCTTCTCCTGTGCCCTCAGCTCCTTTCGCTTCCTCTTCCTCCGGTCCCGCTCCTGCTTCCTCCGGCGTCTTCTCTCCAAAGTGGCGGGAGACAGCTCCTTGGTGCTGCCCTGGAGGAGAGAGTGGGTGTTCACTTCAAGGTTCTCCCAACTTCAGGGCTCCCAGTCTGGCACGTGGAATCGGCAGGAAGACACTTGAGGAAATCCTTGTGCAGGACAAGGGGCCCACTGAGTTCAGTGGTCCACTCCGAGATGACCTATCACCCAAAATGCAAGTGACCCCAAAAGGGACAAGGGGCCCCTGAGTAAGAACCACGACTTCCAGTTTCCAGGCACTGACCATGGGCTAGGGCACTTTACAGACACGAAATCTCCCAACAACCCAGTAAAGGAGATACTGTCCTCCATCCCTTATAGATAAGGGCAGGTGGCTTGGCAAAGGCCGCCAACCAGCCCTGGTGTCAGGTGAGAAGAACTCAGCGGCTGTGCGGACCACGGCACTATTCTGCTGGTGACATCCCCAAGCTCTGCTCTGACCAACAGCCTTTCCCATCCTGGGGCCAACAGGGGGCCTCTGGACCAGACTGACCTAGACCTGCACTGCAGGAAGGCCGGCCCAGAGCCTGGACCGCTCCCTGGGAACCAGCCCCCAGGCGGTGCTGAATGAAGCCGGGGGACTGTCCCCAACAGCAAGAAGCCTGGGGGAGGTCCCCAGGGAAAAAGCAGGTGGTGGCCGAGTCAGAGGGGGGACAACGCCATTCAGCAGAAGAGCTGAGGCTGGGTCAGGTCTCGGCGTTTACTGTGGCTGTCACCTTGGGCGGGTCACCTTATCTCAGGCCCTTGCCCACCTCACAAGGCTGCTGTGACATTCAGATGGATGGAAGTGCCGCCGGGTGTGGTGTTCAGCAAGGGCGGGATCCTGGGGGAAGCAGAAGAGAAGACCCAGCAGCTCGCACGGCGTGCAGGTGTCCCTGGGGACAGAGGACCCCCAGGACGACGAGAACTACACCTGATCTCTTGCAGAACAGAGCTGCCGAGTGAGGCCGTGCAGGACCCGTGGCAGGCGCAGGACAGTGGCCGAGGCCCCTCCCGTCAGCCCCACAATGGCCGGCAGAGCTGGGAGCTGACCCCGCAGAGAGCACCGAGGCACCTTCTCCTCAGGCAGAGCAGGGAAACACGCCACTCCCGGCACCCCAGAGGTCTCCCCCACCCACCTGGCCCCGGGCCTCCCGGATCTTCTCGTGCAGCCGCTGCCGCAGAACGTCCAGGGCAAAGACGGAGTCAGGCTCTGTGGTCAAGCCATCTGCAAGGACGGAGACAGAGGAGTGAAAGGAGACGCTCTCCCTGGTCCCCTCCTCGGAACTGGCGTCAAACAAAGCCTGAGTCTCCATGCACTGCCCGCCCCCAGGTGGCCACGCGTGGATCTGCAGGGCAGGTCCAGTAAATCCCACTCCACGTCTTCAACCTGGACTGGCCCTGAGGACATGCTCCAGGTCAGGACATCCTTGCACAGCATGATTAAAAAACACTTCCAGGGCCgggccggtggcgtagtggttaagtgtgcgagcgctgctgcagcggcccggggttcgcaggtttggatcccgggtgcgcaccgacgcaccacttgtcaagccatgctgtggcagcgtcccatgaaaagtagaggaagatgggcatggatgttaacccagggccagtcttcctcagcaaaaagaggaaaattggcgacagctgttagctcagggcttatcttcctcacaaaaaaaaaaaaacacttcctaCAGTTCAAGTGAAAACCATCTCCCATTTCTTCCAACTTCCGCAGCCTGGGGCCCCCCAAACAAGTCAGCTCTCACGACGCCCCTTCAGAGACTTGAGGGCAGTGAAGCTCTTCAAGGAAAGCCACCCTAGGTCCTCAGCTGGACATGGCCTTGCCCCTCGCCAACTGGGTCACCACCTGGCCTGAAACCACGGTGTACTTGCCCGggtcccacccacccacccacagagCCCCTGTGATCTGTCCTCTGAAAGCTCGCTCCTCGGGAAGTCTCAAGCTATCCAGTGTGCCTGACGGAGTCTTTTCTGGTGACCAGAGAGGACGACGTTTGCATCCGACCCCAGccagccctgcccctcctccccagagcccctCACCCGCAGGGGCCCCTGTGGAGCTGGAGGGTTCCTCCTCCTTGGCTGTCACTGGCCTCCTGGCCCCGGAAGCGGCCGGTGACTTCTCCCCCAGGGCCTGGGCCTGAGGCTCCGCAGCCTCCTCCTCCCGCGCGTGGGGTTTCTTCTGCGCGTTATTCCTCTTCTTTTTCGGGGGCCCAGCAGCTTCCGAGCCTCGAGTTCTGCCAGCTGAAATACAAAATGAGAAAGCGCTGCCGTCCCAATCTCTGTGACCCACTAAACAGGCAGGAAGGTCTTGCAAAGGCTTGGATCCCAGAAGGATGCCGAAAGCGAATCAGGATGGAGGATCCGGAGACCTTTATCCATAGAGCTCAGAACACAAACTTCCTAGAAAGCAGACTGGCCGTGCacgtgaggccatcttgttacgctAAATGGCCCCGGCCCCTCCTCCATGTGACTACTCGCTGCGCTGCACGTACTCTAAAAGATTCACATGCTCTTCTGATTTACGGCCTCCGCTTACGTACGTACTCCcctacagcttgatgaattaaaactttgttctatgagtttctctccaggaacaggctgaccacaggcggaaaatacacctacaaggtatccaccacagctgacagaagaatggaacaatgagatgcctggagcccaacatccctggaccccctccttactgcccattttccctatataactgcctcaagattctgtaatccttgAAGATGATTTTTTaagacattagtctgccatcttcccagttATGCTGGCTAATCGAATTAAAACTTTCTTTGTCGATTCCTAATTTGTTGCGATTAATGGGCTCAGATCGCAGTGAGCAGAGTGAACCCGTTGCTGGGTATCAGCCACACATGTCAAAACCCTGAAAAACATCCACTTGACCCAGCAGTCTGCTTGTGAGAATTCATCCCAGGTACCCACAAAGATTTGGCCTCAAGGATGTTCATCACAACATTGTTTGAGTTAAAAACCAGGAAAATAAATATCCGTTTACGGGAACAAATCACAGCACTGCCACGCAACAAACTACTATGTAGCCATCAAAAATAacgaaacaggggccagcctggtggcgcaagcggttaagtacgtgcctgcgctctgc encodes the following:
- the SURF6 gene encoding surfeit locus protein 6 isoform X2, translated to MASLLAKDAYLQSLARKICSQPSAEPQKRKSAGRTRGSEAAGPPKKKRNNAQKKPHAREEEAAEPQAQALGEKSPAASGARRPVTAKEEEPSSSTGAPADGLTTEPDSVFALDVLRQRLHEKIREARGQGSTKELSPATLERRRRRKQERDRRKRKRKELRAQEKAAKAKEAAGTAKPPPEAPSEEAQGQPGLLFNKVEVSEEEPASKAQRRKEKRRELKGNLTPLTGKNYRQLLERLRARQDRLEELRGQDEGKARELEAKMRWTNLLYKAEGVKIRDDEHRLQEALRRKEKRRAQRQRRWEKRTAHVVEKMQRRQDRRRQNLRKKKVAKAERRLEKARRKGRILPQDLERAGLA
- the SURF6 gene encoding surfeit locus protein 6 isoform X4 — translated: MREACLQNTRRKSGRTRGSEAAGPPKKKRNNAQKKPHAREEEAAEPQAQALGEKSPAASGARRPVTAKEEEPSSSTGAPADGLTTEPDSVFALDVLRQRLHEKIREARGQGSTKELSPATLERRRRRKQERDRRKRKRKELRAQEKAAKAKEAAGTAKPPPEAPSEEAQGQPGLLFNKVEVSEEEPASKAQRRKEKRRELKGNLTPLTGKNYRQLLERLRARQDRLEELRGQDEGKARELEAKMRWTNLLYKAEGVKIRDDEHRLQEALRRKEKRRAQRQRRWEKRTAHVVEKMQRRQDRRRQNLRKKKVAKAERRLEKARRKGRILPQDLERAGLA
- the SURF6 gene encoding surfeit locus protein 6 isoform X3, yielding MGSKEGVQGCWAPGISLFHSSVSCGGYLVGVFSACGQPVPGEKLIEQSFNSSSCRGVPGRTRGSEAAGPPKKKRNNAQKKPHAREEEAAEPQAQALGEKSPAASGARRPVTAKEEEPSSSTGAPADGLTTEPDSVFALDVLRQRLHEKIREARGQGSTKELSPATLERRRRRKQERDRRKRKRKELRAQEKAAKAKEAAGTAKPPPEAPSEEAQGQPGLLFNKVEVSEEEPASKAQRRKEKRRELKGNLTPLTGKNYRQLLERLRARQDRLEELRGQDEGKARELEAKMRWTNLLYKAEGVKIRDDEHRLQEALRRKEKRRAQRQRRWEKRTAHVVEKMQRRQDRRRQNLRKKKVAKAERRLEKARRKGRILPQDLERAGLA